The Arachis hypogaea cultivar Tifrunner chromosome 14, arahy.Tifrunner.gnm2.J5K5, whole genome shotgun sequence DNA window cccttttccaccactcacctccatatgaccctaaccctcatccaccataccaaccaccttatgaaccaaatgaaccctcctatctaccccaaacctccatggagaaagcacttgccgatctaaactctactatacaagctctcttcacccaaatcagaccaccaattaccttcaacaatcaaccctcaagctctaatgcacttccttgtcaaccacagaataatctctccatcccatcaccaccatccatggaagagcacccacatccatcaatccaagagcaagatgatcccaattatgctattgatatggaacaagaaagaaggaatcatcttcacgaatccatacttcataaagagctagaggaggccctacgggtaagggtaggagagacccttgaagatgaaagaatagttgaaaggagttgtcatagaaagaaaaacatcgaggatgagtacgcttttatacttaaacaactggacaaagcagcaattattaaaaaagaagaagtggttgcagacttaagagatgttgtacctccattggaaagtccagtcacagagccttcttccacggtgtttgatgttgatgttgagaagagcgtacaacctccaaggcagatcatagttgaagattttgtagaggttgatcaagaggtagaagatgtcaaagaagagcacaagggagtggagcttgaaattaccttgccaaagttgttggaaacccctccccctaagttgccatcatccttcacaacattcaagtgggtaaaattcatatcccatagctttctaatcccacttgaatatgggctactggagacggatggtcaacttagagctctttgtggcattaagagtaagaggaagatggccagtggtaagaattgtcctgcaaggttcattatggttggaagctttaagtttaaatgcaaaggttggtataaaactcaactgaatgggtctaggaagctgtttggatgtcttagtgagaattccgactgttcaccacccaagtggaaaaatgatgatcaacaagaagatgggtgcaaaggcaaggtctgggaccccggaattcatcctagaaatcaacactcttggggccttgtcacttgccttaacttgcttgaaggctttctgcgcctagtttgagatcccggaggccattggaatcacaaacattggtggatattcctggatgagttcaagcacaagcctccataacaaaggactccccaaatgtccaacttaaggactataactaaaagtgctaggtgggagacaacccaccatggtatgatcgttcatttttcatttttatttagttttatttgtttttgagttttattttattgaacctggagttttgcatcacattcatattaacactgcattcttcatttttcagataaaaaaaaaaagcgagcacgcgacgcgaccgcatcagcgacgcgtccccgtcgcaaggagatgggagacaatattaatatgaacaaagagttacgcaggagcagtgctggaggcgtgccaatggctcAAATtaccccacgtgaccgcgtcgctgacgcgaccgcgtcatatgggaataatggcctcccacgcgaccgcgtcacccacgcggccgcgtgacctgaaaatcgacgtcaaccaggtgcatggccgaaagttaagctggagttgggctggaatcgtgctggaagcccaagcctcaccacgcgaacgcatgccccacgcgtccgcgtcatatccccatgatggccactcacgcgatcgcgtcccccaggattttggcaatactaagttttgaacagagagttgtgcgaccgcgaagctgcactcgcgccaccagcacaaatcaagtcacgcgatcgcgtgtcccacgcgaacgcgtcaccagcgtcgcacaacctatccagattagtgccaattttcttatcttttcttctctgaatccttattcttcttatcttttcttaattctttcttcttcctttcttattttctctcacttccattcttttatttaatttatttgcatactttcattcattgcatatttttataaaattattattggtgttcaattGTTCTTATTCAAatattacatcttttctggtattttcttggtgcttagtgacttgtttcattcttattgagtaatattatttaaatcaataccaatcttttatatctatattactcttgcattgacatgaatttatattatctctccttccccattctcttctccattgttgcaaattttcgcaccactggtatgccatgtgcttctattgttttatcatctgcatgttgtagctaccatgtaattgagaccctcattctttggcattaaccaacccatgttttaaattgtttcttatctttatttctgggttactgttcttcttttcctcttctttcaggctggccaccaaagaCGGCAAAAaggagaaacttctaaaagggagacaaacaagtccatctgcacaatccttaaagaaaagcaacagttgaaacaacccgtccacctgcacatctcagcatgcaccgaggacggagcaatctttaagtgtggggaggtcgataccgatctccatgggttagttatttcctgactcaacaccaaaatttttattttatttgtttgttcattgttgcatttgcatgattgattgcatatttgtttgatttttgcatattttaccacttggttaaagtaatattttctttttcaagaaactttttataacatttcactaatttgaataaaattttttgttacacttgtttgaagaaatattatactggaacatggtttagagctcgaacacacaaaaccagtgagattttttgagcctatttaattggttgcattttatcaaccaatattttatttttggtgtgtgtttttctctctaaaattgtgatctttgtcttgcttaattctatatttccatggtttgatgtatgcatgcacctatatgattgaggcctttgttttactgagcttacatacccatatggccttaacccttcattatcccttgcaaaccaatttgagcctattataccccttagttctttactttagcacatcattaactctaagcggaaaataataatgtccttaatttgaatccttggttagcttagactagtgagagtgctcatgaattaagtgtggggaaaagtgggattggaaacatttggtttgagaattgagtatgttagaattttctgaaaatatgaaaaaaaaatgttgagaacgtgattcatgcattcaataatttaatcatatgcattgaaaaaaatgatgaaaaaaaattattaagaaaaaaaaagtgtgagaaaaagaaaagaaaaaggggacaaaatgccccaaagttaagtgttgaaagcaatgcatatgtactgtacttgaaattcgAATGCATGAATacatggaaaacatggttaatggacagtTGGGTTtctgtattatgattacatggattgtttaagttaggtggaaagtttaagttaattaaggattcagattttagtccactttgccaaatacaatcctaccttgaccctaaccccattacaacccttaaaagcatcgttgtcagaaccgaaccggtgatcgaaccggtcaggctactgggtcactgggtcactggttcaaccggtgggtcactggttgaaccggttaacCCGGTCCCACATaagtaaaatgtataaaatagCTAAAAgcctaaaaacttaaaaattaacagttaaaaaaTATATCTCCAATAACATTTTAATAAACATTAAATCTCAAATCCTAAAAATAAGTAGTAATCCGagaataaacataaaatttagtACTATTAGTCTATTACATGAACAACTCAATTTAACATAATGAAAATAACAATTCATGAATTATATCCAAGGAGTAACTTCAAAGTCTGGATATCTTTCTTCATCTGACAAATCTGGAGCTACATGTTGATTGGTTTCATTCTGATTTGCATTTTCCATAGAAGTATTATTAGCTTCACCATCATCTCGATCTTCTTCCAGATTCAATTCATCTAGCATTTCAATAATGTTTCAcaaatcataatcaataataaggcaaAATATTTGGTTAAAGCATTACAAAATATCCCTAACAACAACATACCCAAATCATCTAAAGGTGATTGAAGAGACATATTTGCAAGATCATTCCGTAAAGCATCAACTTCTTCAGGAGTTAAAAATGGTGGTGAATCTTCCATTATCCATTCCGAATGATCCTCAAATGCATCAAGACAAATTGGATCATAACTTTGCTTTCTCATTCGGTTCCTATCTTATCAATTAACTTGATTATTCTTATTatgactaaaaattttaaataatgccttcaagaaagaataataaaaagtacCTTTGTTGTAGCCTTAAGTTGTAATGAACATAAACAAGATCATTAAGCTTTTGATGCTCTAACCGATTCCTTTTCTTTGAGTGAATGTGTTCAAAAATGCTCCAGTTACCCTCACAACCTGAAGAACTGCAAGTTTGACTCAAAACACGAATTGCTAACTTTTGCAGGTTTGGTGCTCCACATCCATAAGATTCCCACCATTGAtcttaacataaaaagaaaacaatcacaatcataaatatcaaattttaaacatatcacaatcataaaaaactaattttaatacaaaatttaCCAGGCATCACTGTGCTTCGCTCACGTATTGCAGACTGTCTCCCAAAGTCTCCTTCAGCATTCTTAAAGATTCTCTTCTCACTTGTCAATTTAGTAATCAAATCAGCATCACCGTAAGCATATCTCTCAATCACATCTAATAGGCCAGAAATTGTTTCTTTGTGCTTGTCAAATTCTGCAGAATTAAATCGAAAAGCTGGATTTAACCAATAACCAGCAGCATGAAGGTTTCTTTTAAGTTGTAAATCCCAACGTGAATCTAAAATCTTCAAATAAGGTTCAACAACCCTCTTTCTTTTTTGAAACCTCTTCACCATGTCTTCCCTAGCCTTATACATAGCTTGATAAAGGAAACCCATTGCAGCTCTATCTTCACTATCCACAATACGCAATACATGAACAAGTGGCTCCGTAAGCTTAACAATATCAGTGCATTGATTCCAAAATTTAGAATCTAAGACTTGATCCACAAACTTTTTTGCTTTGGCTTCTTTAGAGTAAGCTGAACTTGTCCATTCTCTAGATGTCACCATAGCTCTCAATGCATCCTTTTGAGCCAAAATACTTTGCAAAGCAATGAAATTAGTGGCGAATCGAGTTGGAGCTGGACGAAGTATTTCTCGGCCGCCTGTGAACTGCCTCATCAAGTACAAAGGATGGCAGTGATTATAGATATACTTCGTAATCATTGAAGCTTGTGACACAATTTCAGTCACTTCCACAAACTTTCCAATATCCTGCAACATCAGATTAATACAATGTGCCGCACAAGGAGACCAATACAATCTAGGAAACTCTGATTCCAACAACCTTCCAGCAGCAACGTAATTTGCAGCATTATCCGTCACTACATGTACAACATTCTCAGGACCAACAAATAACACAACATCCCTAAGCAACTTAAACAAAGCCTCAGCAGTTTTCGAGATATGAGAAGCATCAACTGACTTTAGGAAAACAGTTCCTTTAGGACAATAAACCAAGAAATTAATTAAAGTACACCTACAACGATCAGTCCATCCATCAGCCATGATAGTACATCCAGTTTGTTTCTAAATCACACAATAACCTTCAATCATCTTCTTTACATCTTCAACCAATTTACTCAACAAATATCCACGAACTCTTTGGTAATTTGGCCCTTTATACCCTGCACCCATATTTGCGATAGCATCGATCATCGGCTGATAATAAGCTGAATTAACTGCATTGAATGGCACAGAGGCATCCATCATCCATCTTGCAATAGCAATATCACACTTCTCCACAATTTCTTTGCTTTGGAGAACACTTTTAATACTTGGTTGAGCACCAGGTGTTGCTGCCGGTGGAAAAAAGGATTGTAATCCCTTGAGTTGTTTTCCAACTCCCTTTCTAGAGCTAGGTGCTGGAATTCTTGATGCTTGTTGTTGTCGCATCTCATTACGTTCAATCTCATCAAATTCCCTTTCAACGTCATCACAAGCACCATAACTTTCTGCATAttcttcttgagttttccttttcttggttCGAAGATCTTCAATGTTTTGGGAGAATTGGTGTCTCACCGCAGCTGGCACCTTTCGACATGCCTCAATATCTCCACCTTTTCCAGCCAAATGATGCTTAACCCGGTTAATTCCTCTACCCCTAATATGCTTCTCGCAATAAATACATACCAGAGCAGTTTTTCCTTTATCCAAAACTTGTTTACAATGGCCCCATGCAGGATCAGTTTTTCCTCTGTTACTATTTTTTTGGGTTCCAATTGTTGGATCAGGAGTTGATCCTTGTTCCTGAGAAGTTGGTGTTGGTGTTTCTGATGGTGTATTTGATGAAGCCATCCTAAATTCCTAATCAACCAGGGTCCAGGACTAAATGACTAACAATACATAACAACAATCCACTAACTACTAACAATAATATCCAACAGTAACCAACAATTCACAATCAACAAACTGAAGTACTGAACTGAAATAAAACAGAAATCAAACATACCAAACATACCAAACAACAATTCTCATCTGCCCACATACCAAAATCGACCAGAAATCAAACATACCAAACATACTAAACAACAATTCTCATCTGCCCACATACCAAAATCAAACAGAAATCAAACTATCAAACATTCAAACATATGTGAACCaccaattaaaaaattaacttcaaagttcaaacatatGTAAACTATCAAACATGTTCTTATCTGCCCGCATACcataatcattaatcaattaacttcaaaaaattaaaaaattaaaaaaacttacCTGCACGGATGGATCAGCGACAAGCGTCGAGCAGAGAAGAGGGACTGAGGGAGACCTGGAGCGAGGAGCGACGAGGAGGCGACTTCAATGTTCAATCTTTGATGGATGGGGTGAGTCGCGCACTGCTCTGGATGCGGTGGTGAGGTGAGTGTCGCGTGGTTGAAGGCTTGAAGCTGACGGGCCGACGGGGCGACGAAGTGGCTGAAAGCTTGAAGCTGAAGCAGAGTAGGCGAGTAGCAGGGGATGGAGTCATGGCGccatggtgatggtgatggtggtcTCTCAACTCTCAACTCTCAAGTCTCAACTCAAACCGTTTGGGTATGGGAGCATGCGAAGGGAAAGTGGGAAACAGGGGAAGGGGATGGAGGCTAGGGTTACAAAACGCAGCAGCTCTgcgcttttgttttttttttttttaaagaaacgacgtcgttttaaatcgcaaaaaaaaaaatttcgaaccGGTCCGGGTTAAACGAAACCCGCCGGTTCACCGGTTCTGATAAAACCCGGCCGGTTCAATACGGGTCTCGCCGGTTCAGTTCCTTCTTTGGTTCGATGACTCACCCGGACCGGTTATAGCACCGGTTTGTCGGTTTTCCGGTCCGACCGGCCGGGTCGATCCGGTTCTGACAACACtgcttaaaagacctcttgatatgtgtatctgtgcattaaatttgtgttgattgttagatgaagagcaagccttagaaatcaaggttagtagagaattgagagaatcgaacctaaaaacacttgagtgattagagtgtatacactaccagtgagggttcgatgctcaattccttgttccctgctttcatgagctattttcttcttgcaagtctatttgtacttcattttcatgattttgaattagtgaaatccagttcatatttcctcttgaaagatttgtttacttttaactaagtaggtagaaacattttgcatgtagttacattcataggttgcatttcatacattctaccatccctcttcatctttatagcttctcttgagcttagcatgaggacatgctattgtttaagtgtggggaggttgataaaccactattttatggtttatcttgtactcaattgagtggtttttatctactctttacccacttattcatactatttgcatggttttacatttgccttcctaattatgtgctttgattgaaaacatgcttctttggctttaaattaccaaataataatcctcccttattaccattagatgtcttgatatgtgtgttaagtgatttcagagattacagggcaagaatgacttggaggatggaaaggaagcatgcaaaagtggaaggaatacaagaagatgaagaagttgctaagctgtccagcctgacctcttcgcactcaaacagctataactttagctacagaggtccaaacgatgcggttccagttgcgttagaaagctaacatccggggcttcgatttaatatataatatgctatagttcccctgaggctaggcgacgcgactgcgtgatccatgcggccgcgttgtaatgacggaaatcagcgcattTGAATTCACAACCAGCGAAttttgggctatttctgacccagtttgcggcccaaaaaacacagattagaggctataaagtgagagaatgcatccattcagaaacAGGCTTTcataatttacaattttaggagtagatgtagtttttagagagagaggttctcccctctctcttaggatttagaattaggattcttttcacttcatgattatttcatcttttgcgatcacaggttcaatgttccttttatttatttttctaatttaatctaTGAACTCTtctatgttacatttgatatctttattagtgctaatttgaggaattttcagatctatgattgctttcctttatttaaataatttagatttttcccttttggctttggctgatttattggtaacgcttgagctgtcaaataaagcagtggttgaaattgagaGTTGCtgcaataactctagtctttctatagaaattgactaggacctgaggattaagctagttgatccacttgatttaccttcatagttagaggttaacaaagtgggattaaaacccaattctcatcgcaATTGACAAGGATAGgccttccagttctcataccttgccaagagattttattgttattattttattttacttatcattCAACATATTCCCTTCTTACCTCctaataaaccccaatttacaactcataaccaataataaaaacatacctccctacaatttcttgaaaagacgacccgaggtttaaatactcggttatcaatttcaaaggggtttgttacttgtgacaaccaaaacgtttgtatgaaaggacttttgaaggtttagaaactatacttgcaacgaggattcatccgcaaatttctagaccacggaaaagttctctcatcaccaacactcgcgagtttgaagctcatcacagtcatcccttcccagatcctactcgaaataccacagacaaggtttaaactttccggatctcaggaatagccaccaataattctagcctataccacgaaggttttaatcttagattagaaacctaagagatacacattcaagcttgtttgcatgtagaacggaagtggttgtcaggcacgcgttcataggtgagaatggtgatgagtgtcatataATCATGACATTCgtcatgttcttgagtgcaaatgaatatcttggagaagaaatagacttgagttcaatagaaaaacaatagtactttgtattaattcatgaggaacagcagagctccacaccttaatctatggggtgtagaaactccaccgtagaaaatacataagtgaaagaggtctaggcatggccgtgaggccagcctccaaaacgtgatcaagagatcaaaaggtGAACTAAAgattccaagatgaaaatacaattgcaaaaggtcctatttatagagagctagtaacctagggtttacgaaaatgagtaaataatgcagaaatccacttctgggcccacttggtgtgtgcttgggctgagcattgaagctttcacatgtagagacttttcttggagttaaacgccagtttgggtgccattttgggcgtttaactccagcttttatgccagttctggcgttttgacgccagaatttttttgctgacttggaacaccggtttgggccatcaaatctcgggcaaagtatggactattatatatttctggaaagcaaaggatgtctactttctaacgcaattaagagcgcaccaattgggcttttgtagctccagaaaatccactttgagtgcagggaggtcagaatccaacagcatctgcagtcctttttcagcctctgaatcagatttttgctcaggtccctcaatttcagccagaaaatacctgaaatcacagaaaaatacacaaactcatagtaaagtccagaaatgtgatttttatttaaaaactaataaaaatataataaaactaactaaaatatactaaaaattacctaaaaacaatgccaaaaagtgtataaattatccgctcatcaataactcACATACTCTAGGAGGTCCTTCAAGTTGGAGGATTTGAGGTGGGACTTGGATGGCTTGATTTGATTGAAATGCCTTTTGTTCTTTGCGAATCTCCA harbors:
- the LOC114925143 gene encoding uncharacterized protein isoform X2 — translated: MADGWTDRCRCTLINFLVYCPKGTVFLKSVDASHISKTAEALFKLLRDVVLFVGPENVVHVVTDNAANYVAAGRLLESEFPRLYWSPCAAHCINLMLQDIGKFVEVTEIVSQASMITKYIYNHCHPLYLMRQFTGGREILRPAPTRFATNFIALQSILAQKDALRAMVTSREWTSSAYSKEAKAKKFVDQVLDSKFWNQCTDIVKLTEPLVHVLRIVDSEDRAAMGFLYQAMYKAREDMVKRFQKRKRVVEPYLKILDSRWDLQLKRNLHAAGYWLNPAFRFNSAEFDKHKETISGLLDVIERYAYGDADLITKLTSEKRIFKNAEGDFGRQSAIRERSTVMPDQWWESYGCGAPNLQKLAIRVLSQTCSSSGCEGNWSIFEHIHSKKRNRLEHQKLNDLVYVHYNLRLQQRYFLLFFLEGII
- the LOC114925143 gene encoding uncharacterized protein isoform X1, translated to MADGWTDRCRCTLINFLVYCPKGTVFLKSVDASHISKTAEALFKLLRDVVLFVGPENVVHVVTDNAANYVAAGRLLESEFPRLYWSPCAAHCINLMLQDIGKFVEVTEIVSQASMITKYIYNHCHPLYLMRQFTGGREILRPAPTRFATNFIALQSILAQKDALRAMVTSREWTSSAYSKEAKAKKFVDQVLDSKFWNQCTDIVKLTEPLVHVLRIVDSEDRAAMGFLYQAMYKAREDMVKRFQKRKRVVEPYLKILDSRWDLQLKRNLHAAGYWLNPAFRFNSAEFDKHKETISGLLDVIERYAYGDADLITKLTSEKRIFKNAEGDFGRQSAIRERSTVMPDQWWESYGCGAPNLQKLAIRVLSQTCSSSGCEGNWSIFEHIHSKKRNRLEHQKLNDLVYVHYNLRLQQRNRMRKQSYDPICLDAFEDHSEWIMEDSPPFLTPEEVDALRNDLANMSLQSPLDDLDELNLEEDRDDGEANNTSMENANQNETNQHVAPDLSDEERYPDFEVTPWI